A DNA window from Mucilaginibacter xinganensis contains the following coding sequences:
- the rpsJ gene encoding 30S ribosomal protein S10 → MSQRIRIKLKSYDYNLVDKSAEKIVKTVKPTGAVVSGPLPLPTEKKIFTVLRSPHVNKKAREQFQLCSYKRLLDIYSSNSKTVDALMKLELPSGVEVEIKV, encoded by the coding sequence ATGAGCCAAAGGATCAGAATTAAATTAAAATCGTACGATTACAACCTGGTTGATAAATCAGCTGAGAAGATCGTAAAAACAGTAAAGCCTACGGGCGCTGTAGTAAGCGGACCGCTTCCATTACCAACTGAAAAGAAAATTTTCACGGTATTGCGTTCGCCGCACGTAAACAAAAAAGCACGTGAGCAATTTCAATTATGCTCATACAAGCGCTTATTGGATATCTACAGTTCAAACTCAAAAACTGTTGATGCTTTAATGAAGCTTGAATTGCCAAGC